Proteins encoded within one genomic window of Thermoleophilaceae bacterium:
- a CDS encoding S8 family serine peptidase — MSSLAPCSRRLRARILAPCLVVAVALGVVPSQAAAAPPAGFEAAAAKEVFHSGAHAATAARLPLGGPRVAGASAARVGADLRALAARTEPAHVLVSARSHDDVPALAAEARRLGTGVEVVHSLGVIAVRAASPAALVAALGRDPRVAAIEPDRSFHISADSADSIDPSTGIPFGWAFDAVRAGPALAAVGGGSSKVVAVIDSGVDVNHPDVGPQVAATFNSTDGSDDATDGVGHGTFVSGLVSMTNDNGVGGRGVAGRTRIFGIRADDGAGSFSTRSLLVAKDVAIRSGADILNMSLGGGNISEGESRALEFAFLSDVLPVAASGNGAQSGNQVEFPAAAVGGPRGQVGIGLSVGAVRPDLRPTDFSTHNAFVSVAAPGGGTRGCDDGVFSAVPGNPNLIFDAGDPCAPVFQAGFGGGRYGYSEGTSFATPIASGVAALAWQAQPRLASEQVADVVQRSARQTFGGPGWNEFTGAGVVDAQAAVDAARRYDVLAPRFRTRVRSSGRRHRVEIFSGRDRADSGDRRAGGVQYALAERFRNGRLNFIVDPTRRRVKRTIRRRSGREYLAIACDANGNCASRRLRFPRARARR, encoded by the coding sequence ATGTCGTCCCTGGCCCCCTGCTCGCGCCGCCTCCGGGCGCGCATCCTCGCGCCCTGCCTGGTCGTCGCGGTCGCTCTGGGCGTCGTCCCGAGCCAGGCCGCCGCGGCGCCTCCCGCCGGCTTCGAGGCCGCCGCCGCCAAGGAGGTGTTCCACTCCGGGGCGCACGCGGCCACGGCCGCCCGCCTTCCGCTCGGCGGCCCGCGGGTGGCCGGCGCCTCCGCCGCGCGCGTGGGCGCCGACCTCCGTGCTCTGGCCGCGCGCACCGAGCCGGCCCACGTACTCGTCTCGGCCCGCTCGCACGACGACGTGCCGGCGCTTGCCGCCGAGGCCCGCCGCCTCGGCACCGGCGTCGAGGTGGTGCACAGCCTCGGCGTGATCGCCGTCCGCGCCGCCTCGCCCGCCGCCCTGGTCGCCGCGCTCGGGCGCGACCCGCGCGTGGCCGCCATCGAGCCCGACCGCTCCTTCCACATCTCGGCCGACTCAGCGGACTCCATCGATCCCTCCACCGGCATCCCCTTCGGCTGGGCGTTCGACGCCGTGCGCGCGGGCCCGGCCCTTGCAGCGGTGGGTGGCGGCTCGAGCAAGGTGGTCGCCGTCATCGACAGCGGCGTGGACGTCAACCATCCCGACGTCGGGCCGCAGGTGGCCGCCACCTTCAACTCCACCGACGGCTCCGACGACGCCACCGACGGCGTGGGCCACGGCACCTTCGTCTCGGGCCTCGTCTCGATGACCAACGACAACGGCGTCGGCGGCCGTGGCGTTGCCGGGCGCACGCGCATCTTCGGCATCAGGGCGGACGACGGCGCCGGCTCGTTCTCCACCCGCAGCCTGCTCGTCGCCAAGGACGTGGCCATCCGCAGCGGCGCGGACATCCTCAACATGAGCCTCGGCGGAGGCAACATCTCCGAGGGCGAGTCGCGCGCACTCGAGTTCGCCTTCCTCAGCGACGTCCTGCCCGTCGCGGCGTCCGGCAACGGCGCGCAGAGCGGCAACCAGGTCGAGTTTCCCGCGGCGGCCGTGGGCGGGCCGCGCGGCCAGGTGGGCATCGGCCTCTCGGTCGGCGCGGTGCGCCCGGACCTCCGGCCCACGGACTTCTCCACCCACAACGCGTTCGTCTCTGTGGCCGCGCCGGGCGGCGGCACCCGCGGCTGTGACGACGGGGTCTTCTCGGCGGTGCCGGGCAATCCCAACCTGATCTTCGACGCCGGCGATCCCTGCGCTCCGGTGTTCCAGGCAGGCTTCGGCGGCGGCCGCTACGGCTACAGCGAGGGCACGAGCTTCGCCACGCCGATCGCCTCCGGCGTCGCGGCCCTCGCCTGGCAGGCGCAGCCGCGCCTCGCCTCCGAGCAGGTGGCCGACGTCGTCCAGCGCTCCGCGCGCCAGACCTTCGGCGGGCCGGGGTGGAACGAGTTCACCGGCGCCGGCGTGGTGGATGCCCAGGCGGCCGTGGACGCCGCGCGCCGCTATGACGTGCTCGCCCCGCGCTTCCGCACCCGCGTCCGCTCCAGCGGCCGGCGCCATCGCGTCGAGATCTTCTCCGGCCGCGACCGCGCCGACAGCGGCGACCGGCGCGCGGGCGGCGTCCAGTACGCGCTCGCCGAGCGGTTCCGCAACGGGCGCCTCAACTTCATCGTCGATCCCACGCGCCGCCGGGTCAAGCGCACGATCCGCCGCCGCAGCGGCCGCGAGTACCTCGCCATCGCCTGCGACGCCAACGGCAACTGCGCGTCACGCCGCCTGCGCTTCCCGCGGGCGCGCGCGCGGCGCTAA